A DNA window from Arachis duranensis cultivar V14167 chromosome 3, aradu.V14167.gnm2.J7QH, whole genome shotgun sequence contains the following coding sequences:
- the LOC107481461 gene encoding uncharacterized protein LOC107481461 (The sequence of the model RefSeq protein was modified relative to this genomic sequence to represent the inferred CDS: added 31 bases not found in genome assembly) yields MATSKAVMASLTHLRPLTCAASSSYPARLVPHPPDLIKWVTREGGFVHPAIKIALHPSHGLGLLANQQIPKGSDLIVLPDHIPLRFNHQDATHSLLLQLARHVPEELWAMRLGLKLLQERAKVGSFWWPYISNLPETYTVPIFFPGEDIKNLQYAPLLHQVNKRCRFLLDFEQEVKHALVNLTPDKHPFGGQEVDASSLGWAMSAVSSRAFRLYGDKQPDGIHIDIPMMLPLIDMCNHSFNPNARIVQEKDSSSKKMQVKVVAETAIKEDDPLLLNYGCLNNDFFLLDYGFVIQSNPYDCIELKYDGALLDAASSAAGVSSPNFSAPAPWQEQILAQLNLAGEASDLKVSIGGEDVVEGRLLAALRVLLSSSMETVRKHDLNTLKSLSAEAPLGVANETAVLRTLIALCVIALGHFPTKIMDDESLLKQGALGSTELAIQYRIQKKYVIVDAMRSLSRRVKLLSFKETTVSAEG; encoded by the exons TGACGCACCTGCGTCCGCTAACATGCGCCGCCTCATCGTCCTACCCTGCGCGACTGGTTCCCCACCCACCGGACCTCATCAAGTGGGTTACCAGAGAAGGCGGCTTCGTCCACCCTGCCATCAAGATAGCACTTCATCCCTCCCACGGTCTCGGCTTACTCGCCAACCAACAAATCCCCAAGGGTTCCGACCTTATCGTTCTCCCCGACCACATTCCCTTGAGGTTTAACCACCAAGACGCCACCCACTCTCTCCTCCTTCAGTTGGCACGCCATGTTCCTG AGGAACTGTGGGCCATGAGGCTAGGTTTGAAGCTGCTTCAAGAAAGAGCTAAAGTTGGATCCTTTTGGTGGCCATACATCAGCAATCTCCCGGAAACATACACTGTCCCTATCTTCTTTCCCGGAGAGGATATAAAGAACTTGCAGTATGCTCCTCTTCTTCACCAG GTGAACAAAAGATGTCGGTTTCTTCTTGATTTTGAGCAAGAAGTCAAGCATGCCTTAGTCAATCTCACACCAGATAAGCATCCTTTTGGTGGCCAAGAAGTAGATGCATCTTCTCTTGGATGGGCTATGTCAGCAGTCTCATCAAGAGCATTCCGTTTATATGGTGACAAACAGCCAGATGGGATCCATATTGacatacctatgatgctccctCTGATTGATATGTGCAATCATAGTTTCAATCCAAATGCCAGAATTGTTCAGGAAAAAGACTCTAGTAGCAAAAAAATGCAAGTGAAG GTTGTGGCTGagacagcaatcaaagaagATGATCCTTTATTACTTAACTATGGCTGTCTAAACAATGATTTTTTCCTTCTTGATTATGGATTTGTGATACAATCAAACCCGTATGACTGCATTGAACTGAAATACGATGGTGCTCTTTTGGATGCTGCAAGCTCAGCAGCTGGAGTTTCATCACCAAATTTCTCAGCACCTGCTCCATGGCAGGAACAGATTCTTGCTCAGCTAAATCTTGCTGGGGAAGCTTCAGATCTCAAg GTGAGCATTGGTGGTGAAGATGTAGTAGAGGGGCGTTTGTTGGCTGCATTGAGAGTACTCCTTTCAAGTAGTATGGAAACCGTGCGGAAGCATGACCTCAACACACTCAAGTCTTTATCAGCCGAAGCCCCGCTGGGTGTTGCAAATGAGACAGCTGTCTTACGTACGCTTATAGCTCTGTGTGTGATTGCACTGGGACACTTCCCCACCAAAATAATGGATGATGAATCACTGCTGAAACAGGGTGCCTTAGGTTCAACGGAATTGGCCATTCAATACAGAATCCAAAAGAAATATGTGATTGTTGATGCCATGAGATCTCTCTCAAGGAGGGTAAAGCTTCTCTCTTTCAAGGAAACAACAGTGAGTGCCGAAGGCTAA